Proteins found in one Anoplolepis gracilipes chromosome 7, ASM4749672v1, whole genome shotgun sequence genomic segment:
- the Tmep gene encoding transmembrane protein 184B isoform X1 — protein MNVVITGTRASFVSISGKMSTTTDVSDLLADVPKEGTPIFLQTRAAQVIAGIFVWVALFLTCQQIYQHLRWYTNPTEQRWIVRILFIVPIYAIYSWVSLLFFNSESYYVYFFTVRDCYEAFVIYNFLSLCYEYLGGEGNIMSEIRGKPIRSSCLYGTCCLVGKTYTIGFLRFCKQATLQFCLIKPVMAFVIIFLQAFGHYRDGDWSPDGGYIYITIIYNISVSLALYGLFLFYFATRDLLTPFEPVLKFCTVKSVIFLSFWQGVLLAILEKASVISPVINSLGQSTSAGTVSAGYQNFLICIEMLFAAIALRYAFPYQVYAAGCVTDSRGRSVTMQSISSSLKETMNPKDIMTDAIHNFHPQYQQYTQYSAGGPKGQRGMRVSSFDPDDPQNMPVPPPQRRNTSHQRVATISQNYNEKTMLLSSDDEFQ, from the exons ATGAATGTAGTAATCACAGGGACACGCGCCTCGTTCGTGAGTATTTCGGGCAAGATGTCAACGACCACCGATGTCAGCGACTTGCTGGCGGATGTCCCCAAAGAAGGGACGCCAATCTTTTTGCAGACTCGCGCGGCCCAAGTCATCGCTGGTATATTCGTGTGGGTGGCGCTTTTCCTCACTTGCCAACAG ATTTATCAACATCTTAGGTGGTACACAAACCCCACCGAGCAAAGATGGATAGTGCGAATTCTCTTCATCGTGCCCATCTACGCCATATATTCCTGGGTCTCGTTGTTGTTCTTCAACAGTGAAAGCTACTACGTTTACTTCTTCACGGTGCGAGATTGTTACGAGgcgtttgttatatataactttctgTCGCTGTGCTACGAGTACCTAGGTGGTGAAGGCAACATTATGTCGGAAATCAGAGGCAAACCGATACGTTCCAGTTGCCTCTACGGCACTTGTTGCCTAGTCGGGAAGACGTACACCATCGGCTTTCTGAGATTCTGCAAACAAGCCACCTTACAGTTTTGCTTAATTAAACCTGTGATGGCGTTTGTCATCATATTTTTGCAAGCCTTTGGCCATTACAGAGATGGAGATTGGTCCCCGGACGGTGGTTACATTTACATCACTATCATTTACAACATCAGTGTATCACTTGCGCTTTATGGGctgtttctattttatttcgctACAAGAGACCTGCTGACACCATTTGAGCCTGTGCTCAAGTTTTGTACAGTGAAGAGTGTGATTTTCCTGTCATTCTGGCaag GTGTTTTACTAGCTATTTTGGAAAAGGCAAGTGTCATTTCGCCCGTTATAAACAGTTTGGGTCAGTCAACAAGCGCTGGTACAGTCTCTGCTGGTTACCAAAACTTCCTTATTTGTATCGAAATGCTGTTTGCTGCTATAGCTTTACGTTATGCATTCCCATATCAAGTATATGCAGCTGGCTGTGTTACCGACTCCAGAGGTAGAAGTGTGACAATGCAAAGTATCAGTAGTAGTTTGAAg gaAACAATGAACCCAAAAGATATTATGACCGATGCCATCCATAATTTCCATCCACAATACCAACAGTATACGCAATATAGCGCCg GGGGCCCGAAAGGACAGCGTGGTATGCGAGTATCCAGCTTTGATCCGGACGATCCGCAAAACATGCCGGTACCACCGCCACAAAGGCGAAACACCTCTCATCAGCGTGTCGCCACGATTTCGCAAAACTATAACGAGAAAACGATGTTGCTGAGCAGCGATGATGAATTTCAATAA
- the Tmep gene encoding transmembrane protein 184B isoform X2, with the protein MNVVITGTRASFVSISGKMSTTTDVSDLLADVPKEGTPIFLQTRAAQVIAGIFVWVALFLTCQQIYQHLRWYTNPTEQRWIVRILFIVPIYAIYSWVSLLFFNSESYYVYFFTVRDCYEAFVIYNFLSLCYEYLGGEGNIMSEIRGKPIRSSCLYGTCCLVGKTYTIGFLRFCKQATLQFCLIKPVMAFVIIFLQAFGHYRDGDWSPDGGYIYITIIYNISVSLALYGLFLFYFATRDLLTPFEPVLKFCTVKSVIFLSFWQGVLLAILEKASVISPVINSLGQSTSAGTVSAGYQNFLICIEMLFAAIALRYAFPYQVYAAGCVTDSRGRSVTMQSISSSLKETMNPKDIMTDAIHNFHPQYQQYTQYSADVNTNLPYEKL; encoded by the exons ATGAATGTAGTAATCACAGGGACACGCGCCTCGTTCGTGAGTATTTCGGGCAAGATGTCAACGACCACCGATGTCAGCGACTTGCTGGCGGATGTCCCCAAAGAAGGGACGCCAATCTTTTTGCAGACTCGCGCGGCCCAAGTCATCGCTGGTATATTCGTGTGGGTGGCGCTTTTCCTCACTTGCCAACAG ATTTATCAACATCTTAGGTGGTACACAAACCCCACCGAGCAAAGATGGATAGTGCGAATTCTCTTCATCGTGCCCATCTACGCCATATATTCCTGGGTCTCGTTGTTGTTCTTCAACAGTGAAAGCTACTACGTTTACTTCTTCACGGTGCGAGATTGTTACGAGgcgtttgttatatataactttctgTCGCTGTGCTACGAGTACCTAGGTGGTGAAGGCAACATTATGTCGGAAATCAGAGGCAAACCGATACGTTCCAGTTGCCTCTACGGCACTTGTTGCCTAGTCGGGAAGACGTACACCATCGGCTTTCTGAGATTCTGCAAACAAGCCACCTTACAGTTTTGCTTAATTAAACCTGTGATGGCGTTTGTCATCATATTTTTGCAAGCCTTTGGCCATTACAGAGATGGAGATTGGTCCCCGGACGGTGGTTACATTTACATCACTATCATTTACAACATCAGTGTATCACTTGCGCTTTATGGGctgtttctattttatttcgctACAAGAGACCTGCTGACACCATTTGAGCCTGTGCTCAAGTTTTGTACAGTGAAGAGTGTGATTTTCCTGTCATTCTGGCaag GTGTTTTACTAGCTATTTTGGAAAAGGCAAGTGTCATTTCGCCCGTTATAAACAGTTTGGGTCAGTCAACAAGCGCTGGTACAGTCTCTGCTGGTTACCAAAACTTCCTTATTTGTATCGAAATGCTGTTTGCTGCTATAGCTTTACGTTATGCATTCCCATATCAAGTATATGCAGCTGGCTGTGTTACCGACTCCAGAGGTAGAAGTGTGACAATGCAAAGTATCAGTAGTAGTTTGAAg gaAACAATGAACCCAAAAGATATTATGACCGATGCCATCCATAATTTCCATCCACAATACCAACAGTATACGCAATATAGCGCCg ACGTTAATACCAACTTGCCGTACGAAAAGCTATGA